The Candidatus Cloacimonadota bacterium genome contains a region encoding:
- a CDS encoding deoxynucleoside kinase, whose amino-acid sequence MENICIGIVGNIGVGKSTFIEAASTAPLSKTLISVYPKAHGTEGVYAFPERFNPIVLDSFYKDPVANAFMAQIEFFNGRLDRQRLIHSCRGIVLEDRTLAEDYHIFGKAQRILQNMSEPEFIAYQRTYRLMTEQIKEPDLLVYFRADVPTLLDRIKERGRESELSISADYLNLLNNLYEDFIAHHVSCPVLIVDADTAIEKSKWQRRTLNLIAEQIKSLGLRVCSPGISEWVSLPQTEATLKAIDAERNLEQYLAEHPKLIAIAGNVGLGKSTLTAIMGRSLKISCLYEKPEENPLLEKFLGNKKAHCYDLQLHFLEMRAQQRRQGKSGQMSYVKDRSLPEDLLVFCNQFHADGLLTEDELDNLSTQFQTVNRDLPSSDLIILLHGSPSLAWERIQQRGRDMEIEGGWQFSEIKNLSRWYKDYSTNVVKLGFHDGPVLEIDVEKLDLTNRIHVGYIFESVLEILSAQD is encoded by the coding sequence ATGGAGAACATCTGCATAGGCATTGTGGGAAATATAGGCGTAGGCAAATCTACATTTATAGAAGCAGCCAGTACGGCACCGCTTAGTAAGACTCTTATCTCAGTATATCCCAAGGCTCATGGCACTGAAGGTGTGTATGCATTTCCGGAAAGGTTCAATCCCATTGTTCTGGATTCTTTCTATAAGGATCCTGTAGCAAATGCTTTTATGGCACAGATCGAGTTCTTCAACGGACGTTTGGATCGCCAGCGGCTAATACATTCATGCCGGGGTATCGTGCTGGAAGACCGGACCTTAGCAGAGGATTATCACATTTTCGGTAAAGCTCAGCGCATCCTTCAGAACATGTCTGAGCCGGAGTTTATCGCTTACCAGAGAACTTACAGGCTAATGACGGAACAGATAAAGGAACCAGACCTTTTAGTCTATTTCAGAGCTGATGTTCCAACGCTTTTAGATAGAATTAAAGAGCGTGGCCGCGAGAGCGAGCTGTCGATATCGGCAGATTATCTGAATCTGTTGAACAATTTATACGAAGACTTCATTGCCCACCACGTCAGTTGTCCCGTGCTGATAGTAGATGCTGATACCGCAATAGAAAAGTCCAAATGGCAGCGCCGTACCTTGAATCTGATTGCAGAACAAATCAAGTCCCTGGGGCTTCGCGTGTGCAGTCCCGGAATCAGTGAATGGGTATCTTTGCCGCAAACCGAGGCCACTCTGAAAGCAATTGATGCCGAACGCAACCTGGAGCAGTACCTGGCAGAACACCCAAAACTGATAGCCATTGCTGGAAACGTAGGTTTGGGAAAATCCACTCTCACTGCCATCATGGGACGCAGCCTGAAGATAAGCTGCCTCTACGAAAAGCCGGAAGAAAACCCTCTGTTGGAGAAGTTTTTGGGAAATAAAAAAGCCCATTGCTACGATCTGCAATTGCATTTTTTGGAGATGAGAGCCCAGCAAAGACGGCAGGGAAAGAGCGGCCAGATGAGCTATGTGAAAGATCGCTCCCTTCCCGAAGACCTTCTAGTATTTTGTAATCAGTTTCATGCAGATGGTTTGCTTACAGAGGATGAACTCGACAATCTGAGCACCCAATTCCAAACGGTAAACAGAGATCTCCCTTCCTCTGATCTGATAATCCTGTTGCATGGAAGCCCGTCTCTGGCTTGGGAACGAATTCAACAACGCGGCAGGGATATGGAGATCGAGGGCGGATGGCAGTTTTCAGAGATAAAGAATCTGAGTCGTTGGTACAAAGACTACTCTACAAACGTAGTAAAGCTTGGGTTTCATGATGGCCCAGTATTGGAGATCGATGTGGAGAAGCTTGACCTTACAAATCGAATTCACGTTGGCTATATCTTCGAAAGTGTGTTGGAAATCCTGAGCGCACAAGACTAG